In the genome of Drosophila yakuba strain Tai18E2 chromosome 3R, Prin_Dyak_Tai18E2_2.1, whole genome shotgun sequence, one region contains:
- the LOC6539004 gene encoding uncharacterized protein LOC6539004, with amino-acid sequence MNRPSATKKDHVVLVTLTDAKRRAYLDDQSLENDIRLLDSKSMLLRMPKSTAKPASLGEPPRYYRHLEFDGIGYEYDGHIRSEVGDLLGQMFRHRRHGSLLRISSQRNHNPSLLTRLLVTEVDSLMVEMRCRLKAVNVDYFDVRKFEMVNMLVQPTAVPKRRRVSPSGKSVSSTKELSQWLTNDLTPLRSRAIGDDYLHFEFVYRDSLVLEHRIHLSVFHIFGSENRPDLVEFFTSLPRGRQSGSTLLNDCLKESFDFKSPAPAVVLFELPIASDLKDARRKILKVADVAYESLEKARKMMSKSKCKPVSQSSTNLSKTSKSSGAHSSLRSVPNISLAHWRRTAKFSDEDYNGLALWYGRIDSKFAELKLAMEQHVVDLYRRKSLDLRSEIRSIHQDPSEETDESGGDGVRPQRTPRDLHTSSKVYSQLKKDFQKLETEAEATTYAPTLKVYISTKNYELSEAEKVLRQREVENLRLGLIQYIGASDSSVSGD; translated from the coding sequence ATGAACAGACCTTCGGCAACCAAAAAGGATCACGTAGTGTTGGTCACCCTCACAGATGCCAAGCGACGTGCTTACTTGGATGACCAAAGTCTGGAGAACGATATACGGCTCCTGGACAGCAAGTCCATGCTGTTGAGGATGCCGAAGAGCACAGCTAAGCCCGCCAGCTTGGGGGAACCTCCTCGTTACTACCGCCACTTGGAGTTCGACGGCATTGGCTACGAATACGATGGCCATATTAGGAGTGAAGTGGGCGATTTACTAGGTCAAATGTTCCGACACCGTCGCCATGGAAGTCTGCTGCGCATCTCATCCCAAAGGAACCACAATCCCAGCCTCTTAACCCGTCTCTTGGTCACTGAAGTGGACTCTCTGATGGTCGAAATGCGCTGTCGCCTGAAAGCAGTAAATGTGGACTACTTCGATGTCCGCAAGTTCGAAATGGTCAACATGTTGGTGCAACCCACTGCGGTGCCCAAACGCCGAAGGGTTTCACCGAGCGGAAAGAGTGTGTCCAGCACCAAGGAGCTGTCTCAGTGGCTGACTAACGATCTCACCCCGTTAAGGAGCCGTGCAATTGGGGATGACTACTTGCACTTCGAGTTTGTGTACCGGGATAGCCTGGTCTTGGAGCACAGGATTCATCTTTCGGTGTTTCACATTTTCGGCAGCGAGAACCGACCAGATTTGGTGGAGTTCTTCACGAGTTTGCCACGAGGCAGGCAAAGTGGAAGCACTCTGCTGAACGATTGCCTGAAGGAGTCCTTTGACTTCAAGAGCCCTGCTCCTGCAGTGGTACTCTTCGAGCTGCCCATAGCTTCTGACTTGAAGGACGCCAGGCGCAAGATCTTGAAGGTGGCCGATGTGGCCTATGAAAGTCTCGAGAAAGCTCGCAAAATGATGTCCAAGTCCAAGTGCAAGCCCGTCTCTCAAAGTTCCACTAACCTGAGCAAAACGAGTAAGTCATCCGGAGCGCACAGCTCTCTAAGATCAGTGCCGAATATTTCCCTGGCCCACTGGCGTCGTACGGCCAAGTTCTCAGATGAGGACTACAATGGACTGGCCCTTTGGTACGGGCGCATAGACTCCAAGTTCGCAGAGCTGAAACTGGCCATGGAGCAGCACGTTGTGGATCTGTACAGGAGGAAGAGTTTGGATCTGCGAAGCGAAATAAGATCAATACATCAGGATCCGAGCGAGGAGACCGACGAAAGTGGTGGCGATGGAGTGAGACCTCAGAGGACGCCCAGAGATCTTCATACCTCCAGCAAAGTATACTCCCAGCTGAAGAAGGATTTCCAGAAGCTCGAAACTGAAGCGGAGGCCACTACTTACGCCCCAACCCTCAAGGTCTACATCAGCACCAAGAACTACGAGCTCTCGGAGGCGGAAAAGGTGCTCAGGCAGAGGGAGGTGGAGAACCTGAGACTCGGCTTGATCCAGTATATCGGTGCATCGGACTCCAGCGTTTCGGGGGACTAG
- the LOC6539002 gene encoding putative glycogen synthase kinase-3 homolog: MASQSKNSGLSNKVTTVVATNAFGADVMSEISYTDAKVVGNGSFGVVFQAKMVPSNELVAIKKVLQDRRFKNRELQIMRKLRHDNIITLKWFFFSSGEKRDEVYLNLVMEFLPETLYKVERHYARAKQTLPVNFVRLYMYQLLRSMAYLHSLGFCHRDIKPQNMLLDSETGVLKLCDFGSAKQLILGEPNVSYICSRYYRAPELIFGATDYTTKIDMWSAGCVMAELLLGQLIFPGDSGVDQIVEIVKVMGTPTSEQLHDMNPHYKQFKLPQLKPHPWSKVFRIRTPAEAIDLVSKMLIYSPNARVSPLMGCAHPFFDELRQDPHQQLPNGRSLPPLFNFTDYEKTIEPDTMPLLLPRTQSSNTTPKESSPVQRTRNTAGEESPRKTEVIQKQPTAALSKSPEASGKTRGSPPGFLRHDLGNGDHVAVGSVPMETLTPEQDNFAENFEVDEDAEGNLDEDAGDEQDYDDDDDDGQCNSNNISDDMEDASESEHEDFEEEEEN, translated from the coding sequence ATGGCTTCCCAGAGTAAGAACAGCGGGCTGAGCAACAAGGTGACCACCGTGGTGGCCACCAATGCCTTCGGCGCTGATGTGATGAGCGAGATCAGCTACACGGACGCGAAGGTGGTGGGCAATGGCAGCTTCGGCGTGGTCTTCCAGGCCAAAATGGTGCCCAGCAACGAGCTGGTGGCCATCAAGAAGGTCCTGCAGGATCGCCGCTTCAAGAATCGGGAGCTGCAGATCATGCGAAAGTTGCGCCACGACAACATCATCACTCTCAAGTGGTTCTTCTTCTCCAGCGGCGAGAAACGAGACGAGGTCTATCTGAACCTGGTCATGGAATTCCTGCCGGAGACTCTGTACAAAGTGGAGCGGCATTACGCCAGGGCCAAGCAGACCTTGCCCGTCAACTTTGTCCGCCTTTACATGTACCAGTTGCTGAGGAGCATGGCGTATCTGCACAGCTTGGGCTTCTGTCACAGGGACATCAAGCCACAGAACATGCTCCTCGATTCGGAGACGGGTGTGCTCAAGCTCTGCGACTTCGGCAGTGCCAAGCAGCTGATCCTTGGGGAGCCCAACGTCTCGTACATCTGCTCCAGGTACTATCGTGCGCCGGAGCTCATCTTTGGCGCCACCGACTACACCACCAAGATCGACATGTGGAGCGCCGGCTGTGTGATGGCAGAGCTGCTGCTGGGCCAGCTCATCTTCCCCGGCGACTCGGGTGTGGACCAGATTGTGGAGATCGTCAAGGTGATGGGCACGCCCACATCGGAGCAGCTGCATGACATGAATCCGCACTACAAGCAGTTCAAGTTGCCGCAGCTGAAGCCGCACCCCTGGTCCAAGGTGTTCAGGATTCGCACCCCGGCGGAGGCCATAGATCTCGTCTCCAAGATGCTTATATACTCGCCCAATGCCCGGGTCTCCCCGCTCATGGGCTGTGCCCACCCATTCTTCGACGAACTGCGTCAGGATCCCCATCAGCAGCTGCCCAACGGCAGAAGTTTGCCGCCGCTGTTCAACTTCACGGACTATGAGAAGACCATCGAGCCGGATACaatgccactgctgctgccacgGACTCAGAGCTCGAACACCACCCCCAAGGAATCGAGTCCTGTCCAAAGGACCCGCAATACAGCCGGCGAGGAGAGCCCCCGGAAAACGGAGGTCATCCAAAAACAGCCAACAGCAGCGCTCTCAAAGTCCCCGGAAGCTTCGGGCAAGACGCGCGGATCTCCGCCAGGTTTTTTGCGACACGATTTGGGAAACGGCGACCATGTGGCTGTGGGCTCCGTGCCCATGGAGACCCTCACCCCGGAGCAGGACAACTTCGCGGAGAACTTTGAGGTCGACGAGGATGCCGAGGGTAATTTAGACGAGGATGCCGGCGATGAACAGGACtatgacgacgatgacgacgatggacagtgcaacagcaacaacatcagcgACGACATGGAAGATGCCTCCGAATCGGAACACGAGGAtttcgaggaggaggaggagaactAA
- the LOC6539003 gene encoding Y+L amino acid transporter 2 isoform X1 yields the protein METESLNRKNSSRKSSIVNGNGDATAKLTNGDGDGGGEGEGEVTLKAKMSLLNGCTVIVGSIIGSGIFVSPTGVLMYTGSVNLALIVWVISGLFSMVGAYCYAELGTMITKSGADYAYIMETFGPFMAFIRLWIECMIVRPCSQAIVALTFSTYVLKPFFPECAPPDDSARLLAVCCILVLTLINCWDVKWATAVQDIFTYAKLLALFIIIATGVYQLYLGNTQYFTFENTDAKVTSIALSFYSGLFAYNGWNYLNFIIEELKDPVKNLPRAIAISCTLVTIVYVMANVSFYTILSPDEVLGSTAVAVTYAERAFGVLAWTIPVFVAMSTFGAVNGILLTSSRLFYAGANNGQMPEILTMIQIQRFTPTPAVLAMALLSMLYLTVSDIIALINYVGFATWLSIGVAVLCLPWLRWAQPNLPRPIRVPMVFPIVYLIATMFVTVVPMYASPVETGYGILMILSSIPVYLVFIAWKNKPIWFQKTMVSLTRFLQKMLMVLGKQTKPAQV from the exons ATGGAAACGGAGTCTCTGAACCGCAAGAACTCCTCGCGAAAGAGTTCGATCgtcaatggaaatggagatgcAACCGCCAAGTTGAccaatggagatggagacggAGGCGGAGAAGGAGAGGGAGAGGTGACCCTGAAGGCCAAGATGAGCCTGCTCAATGGCTGCACCGTCATAGTGGGCTCCATCATCGGCTCGGGCATCTTTGTGTCGCCCACGGGAGTGCTGATGTACACGGGCAGCGTTAACCTGGCCCTCATCGTGTGGGTCATTTCCGGCCTCTTCTCGATG GTGGGTGCCTACTGCTATGCGGAGCTGGGAACGATGATCACCAAGTCGGGCGCTGACTACGCGTACATCATGGAGACCTTCGGACCCTTCATGGCCTTCATCCGACTCTGGATCGAGTGCATGATCGTGCGCCCCTGTTCCCAGGCCATCGTTGCCCTCACGTTCAGCACCTACGTCCTGAAGCCCTTCTTCCCGGAGTGCGCTCCTCCGGATGACTCGGCCCGCCTGCTCGCCGTCTGCTGCATTC TGGTGCTAACCCTAATCAACTGCTGGGACGTAAAATGGGCGACTGCTGTGCAGGATATCTTTACGTATGCGAAA CTGCTGGCCCTGTTCATCATCATTGCCACTGGCGTCTACCAGCTTTACCTCGGCAACACGCAATACTTTACGTTCGAGAACACGGACGCCAAAGTGACCTCCATCGCGCTGTCCTTCTACTCCGGACTGTTTGCCTACAACGGATG GAATTACTTAAACTTCATCATTGAGGAGCTGAAGGATCCCGTCAAGAATCTGCCCCGCGCCATCGCCATCAGCTGCACCCTGGTGACCATTGTCTACGTCATGGCGAATGTCTCCTTCTACACCATCCTGTCCCCGGATGAGGTCCTGGGCTCCACGGCCGTGGCGGTGACTTATGCGGAGCGGGCCTTTGGCGTGCTGGCCTGGACCATTCCAG TGTTTGTGGCCATGTCTACGTTCGGAGCTGTGAACGGTATCCTGCTGACCTCCTCCCGACTCTTCTACGCCGGAGCCAACAACGGCCAGATGCCCGAGATCCTCACCATGATCCAGATCCAGAGATTCACTCCCACTCCCGCGGTTCTGGCCATGGCCCTTCTATCGATGTTGTACCTCACGGTTTCGGACATCATTGCTCTGATTAACTACGTGGGCTTTGCCACTTGG TTGAGTATCGGTGTGGCTGTGCTGTGCCTGCCCTGGCTGAGATGGGCCCAGCCCAATCTGCCACGTCCCATCCGAGTGCCCATGGTGTTCCCCATTGTCTACCTTATCGCCACCATGTTCGTGACCGTGGTGCCCATGTATGCCAGTCCAGTGGAGACTGGTTACGGCATCCTGATGATCCTGTCCAGCATACCCGTCTACCTGGTGTTCATCGCCTGGAAGAACAAGCCCATTTGGTTCCAGAAGACGATGG TAAGCCTCACACGATTCCTACAGAAGATGCTCATGGTACTCGGAAAGCAGACGAAACCAGCTCAGGTGTAA
- the LOC6539005 gene encoding UDP-glucosyltransferase 2: protein MWPILLLLCLLPGYLEGARILAVFPLPSPSHYFFALPYLKSLASLGHEITSVSPYPQKEPFENIHDIPVPEVFENFNEVLRIASTPRSTWRSSDFINEYVLNLTRTVLNNEGVRRSILGPQKPHFDLVVMDVWRFDVLIGLAAYFDAPIIGLGSYGTDWKIDELMGNISPMSYLQSPSSRFYDLEAYGQRLSYLVERTLMHINYKWRHVRKQEALYRQYFPSIAERKPLSKISRNFSLVLLNQHFTLGPPRPYVPNMIEVGGLHVNPKPEALPAELDNFIQGAGESGVIYFSLGTNVKSKSLSEDRRKVLLETFASLPQRVLWKFEDEQLPGKPSNVFISKWFSQQSILAHRNVKLFITHGGLLSTIESIHHGKPMLGLPCLFDQFRNMAHVQQMGLGLVLNIKEMTSEDFNSTIRRLLTNKTFEETARITAARHRDQPMKPLDTAIWWTEYVLRHKGAAHMQVAGKDLDFVRYHSLDVFGTFLIGALGLPVVIIFCIYVILRKCILQKKDTNEAIKKMQ, encoded by the exons ATGTGGCCAatcttgctgctgctgtgtctTCTTCCTGGTTATTTGGAAGGTGCTCGCATCCTGGCAGTGTTCCCCTTACCAAGTCCTTCGCATTACTTCTTCGCCTTACCCTATCTTAAGAGTTTAGCCTCCCTGGGCCATGAAATCACCAGCGTAAGTCCGTATCCACAAAAGGAGCCGTTTGAGAATATACACGACATTCCAGTTCCGGAGGTTTTCGAAAACTTTAATG AAGTCCTCAGGATTGCATCCACTCCCAGGAGCACCTGGCGAAGTAGTGATTTCATTAACGAATACGTCCTGAATCTTACAAGGACAGTGCTAAATAACGAGGGAGTGCGTCGCAGTATCCTGGGCCCACAGAAGCCTCACTTCGATCTTGTGGTAATGGATGTTTGGCGATTCGACGTTCTGATTGGCCTGGCTGCCTATTTCGATGCCCCCATCATTGGATTGGGTTCCTATGGCACCGACTGGAAGATCGACGAATTGATGGGCAACATCTCACCGATGTCGTACCTGCAATCTCCCTCCTCAAGATTTTACGATCTGGAGGCTTATGGACAGCGGTTGTCATACCTTGTGGAGCGAACTCTTATGCATATCAACTATAAGTGGCGACATGTGCGGAAACAGGAAGCTCTCTATAGGCAATACTTCCCCAGCATCGCTGAGAGGAAACCCTTGTCGAAGATATCCAGGAACTTTTCTTTGGTCCTCCTCAATCAGCACTTCACGCTCGGTCCCCCGCGTCCTTATGTTCCGAATATGATTGAGGTGGGTGGTCTGCATGTGAATCCGAAGCCAGAGGCTCTTCCCGCCGAGCTGGACAACTTCATCCAGGGTGCAGGTGAATCGGGCGTTATCTACTTCTCACTTGGAACCAATGTCAAGAGCAAATCCCTATCCGAGGATCGCCGAAAAGTGTTGCTCGAGACATTCGCCAGTTTGCCACAGCGAGTTCTTTGGAAATTCGAGGACGAGCAGCTGCCGGGGAAACCATCGAATGTGTTTATAAGCAAATGGTTCTCGCAGCAGTCCATCCTGGCCCATCGCAATGTAAAACTCTTCATAACCCACGGTGGCCTACTGAGCACCATTGAGAGCATTCATCACGGAAAGCCCATGTTGGGTTTGCCCTGTCTCTTTGATCAGTTCCGAAATATGGCACATGTCCAGCAAATGGGTCTTGGTTTGGTTCTCAACATAAAGGAAATGACCAGTGAGGATTTCAATTCGACCATTAGACGGCTGCTAACGAATAAGACTTTCGAGGAGACGGCGAGGATCACGGCGGCCAGACATCGGGATCAACCTATGAAGCCCCTGGACACGGCGATCTGGTGGACCGAGTATGTCCTGCGGCACAAGGGAGCTGCTCACATGCAGGTGGCCGGCAAGGACTTGGACTTCGTAAGGTACCACAGCCTGGATGTATTCGGCACCTTTTTAATTGGCGCTCTAGGTTTGCCAGTAgtcattattttttgtatctATGTTATTTTAAGGAAATGCATCTTACAAAAAAAGGATACAAATGAGGCAATAAAGAAGATGCAGTAA
- the LOC6539003 gene encoding Y+L amino acid transporter 2 isoform X2: METESLNRKNSSRKSSIVNGNGDATAKLTNGDGDGGGEGEGEVTLKAKMSLLNGCTVIVGSIIGSGIFVSPTGVLMYTGSVNLALIVWVISGLFSMVGAYCYAELGTMITKSGADYAYIMETFGPFMAFIRLWIECMIVRPCSQAIVALTFSTYVLKPFFPECAPPDDSARLLAVCCILVLTLINCWDVKWATAVQDIFTYAKLLALFIIIATGVYQLYLGNTQYFTFENTDAKVTSIALSFYSGLFAYNGWNYLNFIIEELKDPVKNLPRAIAISCTLVTIVYVMANVSFYTILSPDEVLGSTAVAVTYAERAFGVLAWTIPVFVAMSTFGAVNGILLTSSRLFYAGANNGQMPEILTMIQIQRFTPTPAVLAMALLSMLYLTVSDIIALINYVGFATWLSIGVAVLCLPWLRWAQPNLPRPIRVPMVFPIVYLIATMFVTVVPMYASPVETGYGILMILSSIPVYLVFIAWKNKPIWFQKTMGGLTQVLQKLMMVVRPKAASK; the protein is encoded by the exons ATGGAAACGGAGTCTCTGAACCGCAAGAACTCCTCGCGAAAGAGTTCGATCgtcaatggaaatggagatgcAACCGCCAAGTTGAccaatggagatggagacggAGGCGGAGAAGGAGAGGGAGAGGTGACCCTGAAGGCCAAGATGAGCCTGCTCAATGGCTGCACCGTCATAGTGGGCTCCATCATCGGCTCGGGCATCTTTGTGTCGCCCACGGGAGTGCTGATGTACACGGGCAGCGTTAACCTGGCCCTCATCGTGTGGGTCATTTCCGGCCTCTTCTCGATG GTGGGTGCCTACTGCTATGCGGAGCTGGGAACGATGATCACCAAGTCGGGCGCTGACTACGCGTACATCATGGAGACCTTCGGACCCTTCATGGCCTTCATCCGACTCTGGATCGAGTGCATGATCGTGCGCCCCTGTTCCCAGGCCATCGTTGCCCTCACGTTCAGCACCTACGTCCTGAAGCCCTTCTTCCCGGAGTGCGCTCCTCCGGATGACTCGGCCCGCCTGCTCGCCGTCTGCTGCATTC TGGTGCTAACCCTAATCAACTGCTGGGACGTAAAATGGGCGACTGCTGTGCAGGATATCTTTACGTATGCGAAA CTGCTGGCCCTGTTCATCATCATTGCCACTGGCGTCTACCAGCTTTACCTCGGCAACACGCAATACTTTACGTTCGAGAACACGGACGCCAAAGTGACCTCCATCGCGCTGTCCTTCTACTCCGGACTGTTTGCCTACAACGGATG GAATTACTTAAACTTCATCATTGAGGAGCTGAAGGATCCCGTCAAGAATCTGCCCCGCGCCATCGCCATCAGCTGCACCCTGGTGACCATTGTCTACGTCATGGCGAATGTCTCCTTCTACACCATCCTGTCCCCGGATGAGGTCCTGGGCTCCACGGCCGTGGCGGTGACTTATGCGGAGCGGGCCTTTGGCGTGCTGGCCTGGACCATTCCAG TGTTTGTGGCCATGTCTACGTTCGGAGCTGTGAACGGTATCCTGCTGACCTCCTCCCGACTCTTCTACGCCGGAGCCAACAACGGCCAGATGCCCGAGATCCTCACCATGATCCAGATCCAGAGATTCACTCCCACTCCCGCGGTTCTGGCCATGGCCCTTCTATCGATGTTGTACCTCACGGTTTCGGACATCATTGCTCTGATTAACTACGTGGGCTTTGCCACTTGG TTGAGTATCGGTGTGGCTGTGCTGTGCCTGCCCTGGCTGAGATGGGCCCAGCCCAATCTGCCACGTCCCATCCGAGTGCCCATGGTGTTCCCCATTGTCTACCTTATCGCCACCATGTTCGTGACCGTGGTGCCCATGTATGCCAGTCCAGTGGAGACTGGTTACGGCATCCTGATGATCCTGTCCAGCATACCCGTCTACCTGGTGTTCATCGCCTGGAAGAACAAGCCCATTTGGTTCCAGAAGACGATGG GCGGACTGACACAAGTTCTACAGAAACTGATGATGGTTGTGCGTCCCAAAGCGGCGTCAAAG TAA